Proteins from a genomic interval of Tenacibaculum sp. SZ-18:
- a CDS encoding 3'-5' exonuclease produces MSTHFELKNILFLDIETIPQYEYWNDVPEETQHLFELKTQYQRKDEFTPKQFYQRAGIWAEFGKIICISVGYFVEKENNLQLRVTSFAGSNENEILLDFKDLLDTHFNHKKYLLCAHNGKEFDFPYIARRMVINGITLPKKLNLFGKKPWEVPHLDTMELWKFGDFKHYTSLSLLTHVLGVPSPKQDIDGSEVANVYFKDKDITRIIRYCENDTIAVAQLLLKFNNLPILEKKNILQVSLQLENS; encoded by the coding sequence ATGTCAACACATTTTGAACTGAAAAATATCTTGTTTTTAGATATTGAAACGATTCCTCAGTACGAATATTGGAATGATGTTCCAGAGGAAACCCAACATTTGTTTGAACTGAAAACTCAGTATCAACGAAAAGATGAATTCACACCAAAACAGTTTTACCAACGTGCCGGAATTTGGGCAGAGTTTGGAAAAATCATCTGTATTTCTGTAGGCTACTTTGTTGAAAAAGAAAACAATCTACAACTACGAGTTACCTCTTTTGCAGGAAGTAATGAAAATGAAATTCTATTAGATTTTAAAGATTTATTAGACACTCATTTTAATCACAAAAAATACCTGTTGTGCGCCCATAACGGTAAGGAATTCGACTTTCCTTACATCGCTAGAAGAATGGTCATTAATGGAATTACATTACCGAAAAAACTCAATTTATTTGGAAAAAAACCATGGGAAGTTCCGCATTTAGACACCATGGAACTTTGGAAGTTTGGTGACTTTAAACATTATACTTCCTTAAGTTTACTTACACATGTTTTAGGAGTTCCTTCCCCAAAACAAGATATTGATGGTAGTGAGGTTGCTAACGTCTATTTTAAAGATAAAGACATTACTAGAATTATTCGTTATTGTGAAAATGATACAATTGCTGTAGCACAACTGCTTCTTAAATTCAATAATTTGCCTATTTTAGAAAAGAAAAACATTCTACAAGTCAGTTTACAACTAGAAAATAGTTAA
- a CDS encoding aminopeptidase P family protein, translating into MKYLPINKQLFIKNRKNFMAQMKPNSLAVFNSNDIYPVSADSTLPFEQHRDIFFLSGVDQEESILVIFPDCPKESLREVLFLRETNEHIAVWEGEKLTKEKAFEASGVKTVFWLQDLEKVLAEMMAYADTVYINTNEHYRANIETETREARFTKWLLNKYPAHSVAKSNPILQRLRSVKDQIELDLIQKACDITEKGFRRILNFVQPDVWEYEIEAEFSHEFLRNRSKGFAYTPIIASGSNANVLHYIENNQQCKADELILLDVGAEYANYSSDMSRTIPVSGRFTDRQRDVYNAVNRVKKDATKMLVPGADWTEYHKEVGKLMTSELLGLGLLDKADIQNENPDWPAYKKYFMHGTSHHMGLDTHDYGLLHEPLQANMVFTVEPGIYLPDEGFGIRLEDDVVIQENGEPFNLMRNIPIEAEEIEDIMNKS; encoded by the coding sequence ATGAAATATTTACCAATAAACAAACAACTTTTCATAAAGAACAGAAAAAACTTTATGGCTCAAATGAAGCCAAATAGTTTAGCTGTATTTAATTCTAATGATATTTATCCTGTAAGTGCAGATTCTACTCTTCCTTTTGAACAACACCGAGATATTTTCTTTTTAAGTGGTGTAGATCAGGAAGAAAGTATTTTAGTGATTTTTCCAGACTGTCCTAAAGAAAGTTTAAGAGAAGTCTTATTTTTAAGAGAAACAAATGAGCATATCGCGGTTTGGGAAGGTGAGAAATTAACTAAAGAAAAAGCTTTTGAAGCTAGTGGGGTTAAAACTGTTTTTTGGTTACAAGATTTAGAGAAAGTATTGGCGGAAATGATGGCGTATGCAGATACTGTTTATATCAATACAAATGAGCATTATCGTGCAAATATTGAAACGGAAACCAGAGAAGCACGTTTTACAAAATGGTTACTAAATAAATACCCTGCACATTCTGTTGCTAAGAGTAATCCTATTTTACAACGTTTACGTTCTGTAAAAGATCAAATTGAATTAGATTTAATTCAAAAAGCTTGTGATATTACAGAGAAAGGTTTCAGAAGAATATTAAATTTCGTACAACCTGATGTTTGGGAATATGAAATTGAAGCGGAGTTTTCTCATGAATTCTTAAGAAATCGTTCTAAAGGATTTGCCTATACTCCAATTATAGCTAGCGGAAGTAATGCCAACGTTTTACATTATATTGAAAATAACCAACAATGTAAAGCTGATGAATTAATTTTACTAGATGTAGGTGCTGAATACGCAAATTACTCGAGTGATATGAGTAGAACAATTCCTGTTTCTGGACGTTTTACAGATCGTCAAAGAGATGTGTATAATGCTGTAAATCGCGTTAAAAAGGATGCCACTAAAATGTTAGTTCCTGGTGCAGATTGGACAGAATATCATAAAGAAGTCGGAAAATTAATGACTTCTGAATTACTGGGTTTAGGATTATTAGACAAAGCAGATATTCAAAATGAAAATCCAGATTGGCCAGCATATAAAAAGTATTTCATGCACGGAACTTCTCATCATATGGGATTAGATACGCACGATTACGGTTTATTACATGAACCATTGCAAGCGAACATGGTGTTTACTGTTGAGCCAGGAATTTATCTGCCAGATGAAGGATTTGGAATTCGTTTAGAGGACGACGTTGTTATTCAAGAAAACGGTGAACCATTCAATTTAATGCGAAACATTCCAATTGAAGCAGAAGAAATTGAAGATATTATGAACAAATCATAA
- a CDS encoding Crp/Fnr family transcriptional regulator encodes MNLERYLKHIIDNPSLDEELPEVINAFEKTTLKKNDFFVKEGAVCNHFCFVESGVLQHAILFNGEEKTTYLALKNSCTVALKSFLNQKPSRKSIKALSDCTLWIISAENFKDLLKNNEAFFMFYHKLIENQIFRIDDYRIDLLTLSPEERYQKLLNNDPQLLQSIPLLYLASFLGISTRHMSRIRKNIK; translated from the coding sequence ATGAATTTAGAGAGATATCTAAAACATATTATTGATAATCCTTCTTTGGATGAAGAATTACCCGAGGTAATTAATGCCTTCGAAAAAACCACACTTAAAAAAAATGATTTTTTCGTGAAGGAAGGCGCTGTATGCAATCACTTTTGTTTTGTAGAAAGCGGTGTTTTACAACATGCTATTCTTTTCAATGGTGAGGAAAAAACAACATATTTAGCATTAAAAAACTCCTGCACTGTTGCACTTAAAAGCTTTTTAAATCAAAAACCATCTAGAAAAAGCATCAAAGCGTTAAGTGATTGTACTCTGTGGATTATATCTGCAGAGAATTTCAAAGACTTACTTAAGAATAATGAAGCATTTTTCATGTTTTATCATAAGCTCATCGAAAATCAAATTTTTAGAATCGATGATTATAGAATAGACTTGCTTACACTATCCCCAGAAGAACGATATCAAAAATTACTCAACAACGATCCACAACTTTTACAAAGTATTCCTCTTCTTTATTTAGCTTCCTTCTTAGGAATTTCTACAAGACATATGAGTAGAATCCGCAAAAACATAAAATAA
- a CDS encoding DEAD/DEAH box helicase: MTFESLGLKKELLKAIKEKGYTTPSPIQEKAIPVILKGNDVLASAQTGTGKTAGFTLPILQIITDTKNPKFRPIRALILTPTRELAAQIYDNVRDYSKHVNIKSTVIFGGVKPQKQIAAIRNGIDVLVATPGRLLDLHDQKALSLKRVDILILDEADRMLDMGFVRDIKKIIALLPKQRQNLLFSATFSKEIKKLAQGILTNPSLVEAEPENTTAEMVTQKIYRVPKSRKAAMVIELISKGNWDQVLIFTRTKHGANRLAEKLQKKDISSAAIHGNKSQSARKKALKGFKENSIRVLVATDIAARGLDIPLLPHVINYELPNVPEDYVHRIGRTGRAGASGEAISLVSREELEYVKNIEKLLQQKLKIVELEDFDPTPTEQSQQNRSSTKKPKTSQTNKPKRNFGRKKKSNETKENNSKSPKNRRNNNKRRFKKGSIKDNG; the protein is encoded by the coding sequence ATGACATTTGAATCGTTAGGATTAAAAAAAGAGCTTTTAAAAGCAATTAAAGAAAAAGGATATACCACTCCATCCCCAATACAAGAAAAAGCAATCCCAGTAATTTTAAAAGGAAATGATGTTCTTGCCTCGGCGCAAACCGGAACTGGTAAAACAGCAGGATTTACATTACCGATTTTACAAATAATTACAGATACAAAAAACCCAAAGTTTCGTCCAATTCGAGCGCTTATATTAACACCAACAAGAGAATTAGCTGCTCAAATTTATGACAACGTAAGAGATTACAGTAAACATGTCAATATAAAATCCACCGTAATATTTGGAGGTGTAAAACCACAAAAACAAATTGCTGCCATTAGAAATGGAATTGATGTTTTAGTTGCTACGCCTGGAAGACTTTTAGATTTGCATGACCAAAAAGCATTGTCTTTAAAACGAGTTGATATTCTAATTCTTGATGAAGCGGATAGAATGCTCGATATGGGATTTGTTAGAGATATTAAAAAAATAATCGCTCTTCTACCTAAACAAAGACAAAACTTACTTTTCTCAGCTACTTTTTCAAAAGAAATCAAAAAACTAGCGCAAGGTATTTTAACCAATCCTTCCTTAGTTGAAGCTGAACCAGAAAATACAACTGCAGAAATGGTAACACAAAAGATTTATCGTGTTCCAAAAAGTAGAAAAGCAGCAATGGTTATTGAATTGATTTCAAAAGGCAACTGGGATCAAGTACTAATTTTCACAAGAACCAAACACGGTGCAAATAGATTAGCTGAGAAACTTCAAAAGAAAGATATTTCTTCAGCTGCAATTCATGGTAATAAAAGTCAAAGTGCACGTAAAAAAGCCTTAAAAGGATTTAAAGAAAACAGCATTCGTGTTTTAGTTGCCACTGATATTGCCGCACGAGGTTTAGATATTCCACTATTACCACATGTTATCAATTATGAATTACCCAATGTTCCAGAAGACTATGTACATAGAATAGGAAGAACAGGTAGAGCGGGCGCAAGCGGAGAAGCAATCTCTTTAGTAAGTAGAGAAGAATTAGAATATGTGAAAAACATAGAAAAGTTATTACAGCAAAAGCTAAAAATTGTTGAATTAGAAGATTTCGATCCTACTCCTACTGAACAATCTCAACAAAATAGGTCTTCAACTAAAAAACCTAAAACATCTCAAACCAATAAACCTAAAAGAAACTTTGGTCGTAAAAAGAAATCTAACGAGACTAAAGAAAACAATTCTAAATCACCGAAAAATAGGAGAAATAACAATAAAAGAAGGTTTAAAAAAGGATCTATAAAAGATAACGGATAA
- a CDS encoding succinylglutamate desuccinylase/aspartoacylase family protein, with the protein MFDKEFKNEEISIRGEKIGLGESKLIKIPVDRLPTGTVIEIPVYVFNGKELGPTILLQGGLHGDETNSIELVRRMLIDKSYKIHRGCVIVVPLLNIFGFLSFSRELHGKDVNRSFPGSRKGSLASRLAYYLMKEITKNVDFAIDFHTGGAQRSNFPQIRFTPQDERGKNLADLFNAPFVFPSKAIPKSFRNECFKHNIPVIVYEGGESLRLDEHAIQEGIYGTLRILRHFKMISESIEIPQNNSVITIEKRSWIRAKAAGIFNTKVENGAAISKGEILGFIMDTYGETKFPVKAPKDGYIIAKNNFPVVNLGDALFHIGY; encoded by the coding sequence ATGTTCGACAAAGAATTCAAGAACGAAGAGATAAGTATACGTGGAGAAAAAATTGGCTTGGGTGAATCGAAACTCATTAAAATTCCTGTTGATAGATTACCTACTGGAACTGTAATTGAAATTCCGGTATATGTTTTTAATGGAAAAGAATTAGGTCCGACTATTTTATTACAAGGAGGTTTACATGGCGATGAAACAAATAGCATTGAATTGGTTCGTAGAATGTTGATTGACAAATCGTATAAAATTCATAGAGGTTGTGTGATTGTAGTTCCGCTTTTAAACATCTTTGGTTTCCTAAGTTTTTCTCGTGAACTACATGGAAAAGATGTAAACCGAAGTTTTCCTGGTTCTAGAAAAGGTTCTTTAGCAAGCAGACTTGCTTATTATTTAATGAAAGAAATTACTAAGAATGTTGATTTCGCCATTGATTTCCATACTGGAGGAGCGCAACGTAGTAACTTTCCTCAAATTCGATTCACACCACAAGATGAAAGAGGAAAAAATCTAGCAGATTTATTTAACGCACCCTTCGTTTTTCCTTCTAAAGCTATTCCTAAGTCATTCAGAAATGAATGTTTCAAACATAACATACCGGTGATTGTTTATGAAGGTGGAGAATCACTAAGACTTGACGAACATGCTATTCAAGAAGGGATTTACGGAACATTACGAATTCTTAGACATTTTAAGATGATTAGTGAATCAATCGAAATTCCTCAAAACAACTCAGTAATTACTATTGAAAAAAGAAGCTGGATTCGAGCAAAAGCCGCAGGCATATTTAATACCAAAGTTGAAAACGGTGCAGCTATTTCTAAAGGAGAAATTCTTGGTTTTATTATGGATACTTACGGTGAAACTAAATTTCCTGTGAAAGCTCCAAAAGATGGATACATAATTGCTAAAAACAATTTTCCAGTGGTAAACTTAGGAGATGCTTTGTTTCATATTGGTTATTAA
- a CDS encoding RimK family alpha-L-glutamate ligase gives MNIFILSVGEHVYSTKRLYDEATKRGHDVSIINHMRCSIKLSGGKREIIYDGENIIDEPDIIIPRIGASATRHGAAVVKEFEMNDVFSSARSLGIIRAQNKVRTLQIMNRKGIPIPDTLFSVNPENIKEQIELLGGAPVIIKMQEGTQGMGVMLAESKKSAKSIIDTFYRMNMHILLQEFVKESNSEDIRVIVAGDKVISAMKRKGLDDDFRSNIHRGGSGSKVQLTNQEKTMAIKAANYLGLPIAGVDLIRSKRGPLLIEVNSTPGLQGVEAYTRLNVAEGIIKYLEKKCSTKNSRTKR, from the coding sequence ATGAACATTTTTATTCTTTCCGTAGGTGAACATGTTTATTCTACAAAAAGATTATATGACGAAGCCACCAAAAGAGGTCATGATGTAAGTATCATCAATCACATGAGATGTTCCATTAAATTGAGTGGTGGAAAAAGGGAAATTATTTATGATGGTGAAAATATTATTGATGAGCCTGATATAATTATACCTAGAATTGGAGCATCAGCAACTAGACATGGAGCTGCCGTTGTTAAAGAATTTGAAATGAATGACGTATTTAGTTCCGCTCGTTCTTTAGGAATTATAAGAGCTCAAAACAAAGTTCGCACACTACAAATTATGAACAGAAAAGGAATTCCGATTCCTGATACACTATTTTCTGTAAACCCAGAAAATATCAAAGAGCAAATTGAATTATTAGGTGGTGCCCCGGTAATTATAAAAATGCAAGAAGGAACTCAAGGAATGGGTGTTATGTTAGCGGAAAGTAAAAAATCAGCAAAATCCATTATAGATACGTTCTACCGAATGAACATGCATATTTTACTTCAAGAATTTGTAAAAGAAAGTAATAGTGAGGATATCAGAGTGATTGTTGCTGGAGATAAAGTAATTTCTGCGATGAAGAGAAAAGGATTAGACGACGATTTTAGATCGAATATTCATAGAGGTGGTTCAGGCTCGAAAGTTCAACTGACGAATCAAGAAAAAACTATGGCAATTAAAGCGGCTAACTATTTAGGTTTACCAATAGCTGGAGTTGATTTAATTAGATCGAAAAGAGGTCCATTATTAATCGAAGTAAATTCTACTCCAGGTTTGCAAGGTGTTGAGGCTTATACAAGACTGAATGTGGCAGAAGGAATTATTAAATATTTAGAAAAGAAATGTTCGACAAAGAATTCAAGAACGAAGAGATAA
- a CDS encoding VPS10 domain-containing protein: MKKTLSFLLLLGATVYGQQNATSSEVVKEALAKKRAMTKNSLVKNIPFTNIGPTIMSGRVVDIDVNPQNTNEFYVGYASGGLWHTKNNGNTFTPVMDNTDTQNIGDIAVDWKSNTIWVGTGENNSSRSSYAGIGILKSTDGGENWENVGLFDSHHIGRLLINPNNPDEVVVGALGHLYSSNNERGIYKTTDGGKTWKRTLFINDDTGIIDVQHAPNNFNVLYAASWERERKAWNFEGNGKNSAIYKSEDGGNSWKKISENNGFPNGDGVGRIGLAVYDENTVYASHDSQFRRKKEEKKKSSTSGLTKEDFKTMSVESFLGLSDKKLNSYLKMNGFQEKYRAENVKQMVRSGSAKPIDLAKYLEDANSLLFDTPVVGAEVFKTTNGGKSWKKTHEGYLDDLYYSYGYYFGEIRVDPQDKDGIYILGVPILKSKDGGKTFTSISRENVHADHQALWVNSKVQGHLIDGNDGGLNVSYDDGKSWLKLNTPPVGQFYAIYADNQKSYNIYGGLQDNGVWTANNNVKNNKAWLQSGKNPYESIMGGDGMQVQVDDRNPDIVYTGYQFGNYFRIDRASGKQKYIQPKHVLGENPYRFNWQTPIHLSSHNQDILYLGGNKLHRSLNQGNDWETISEDLTKGGKKGNVAYGTLTSISESPFQFGLIYTGSDDGLVHITKNGGGSWEVISNALPKDLWVSRVIASKHKKERVYVTLNGYRWDDFNSYVYVSNDYGKTWENIGKTIPASPVNVIKEDSERPNLLYLGTDNGLYTSFNGGSTWEIFHKNLPNVAVHDVVIQPEAKELIVGTHGRSLYKANIKSLQEFAQGVRERDRNELFSIENIRKRRSWGNTWSKWLKPNTPELNIPFYTNKNGKVIIDIYKDDIKVNSLTVNGEKGFNEVMFDVSFNEKGLKDFKKEKKAVIISKAKNGITYLPKGNYVVKLAGEEQNFEIK; the protein is encoded by the coding sequence ATGAAAAAAACACTTTCCTTTTTACTGCTTTTAGGAGCTACAGTTTATGGTCAACAAAACGCAACTTCGTCTGAAGTAGTGAAAGAGGCTCTGGCAAAGAAGCGAGCTATGACGAAAAACTCGCTAGTTAAAAATATTCCATTTACAAATATTGGTCCTACAATTATGAGTGGAAGAGTGGTTGATATTGATGTAAATCCACAAAACACAAATGAATTTTATGTTGGTTATGCATCTGGTGGATTATGGCACACAAAAAATAACGGGAATACATTTACGCCAGTTATGGATAATACCGATACTCAAAATATTGGTGATATTGCGGTTGATTGGAAAAGTAACACAATTTGGGTTGGAACAGGAGAAAACAATTCTTCGAGATCATCGTATGCTGGTATTGGAATTTTGAAATCAACTGATGGAGGAGAAAATTGGGAAAATGTTGGTTTGTTCGATTCTCATCATATCGGTCGATTATTGATAAACCCGAATAATCCTGATGAAGTAGTTGTAGGTGCTTTAGGTCATTTATATTCTTCAAACAACGAGAGAGGAATTTATAAAACTACAGATGGAGGTAAAACATGGAAAAGAACTTTATTCATAAACGATGACACAGGAATTATAGATGTGCAACACGCACCAAATAATTTTAATGTACTGTATGCGGCTTCTTGGGAAAGGGAACGTAAAGCATGGAACTTTGAAGGAAATGGGAAAAACTCAGCAATTTATAAATCTGAAGACGGTGGAAATTCGTGGAAGAAAATCTCTGAGAATAATGGGTTTCCAAATGGAGATGGTGTTGGTAGAATTGGATTAGCGGTTTATGATGAAAATACCGTGTATGCTTCACACGATAGTCAGTTTAGAAGAAAGAAAGAAGAGAAGAAAAAGTCATCAACGAGTGGTTTAACGAAAGAAGATTTCAAAACAATGTCGGTTGAATCGTTTTTAGGATTATCAGATAAAAAATTGAATTCTTACTTGAAAATGAATGGTTTTCAAGAAAAGTATCGTGCTGAAAATGTCAAACAAATGGTGCGTTCAGGTTCTGCAAAACCTATTGATTTAGCAAAATATTTAGAAGATGCTAATTCGTTATTATTTGATACCCCAGTTGTAGGAGCTGAGGTTTTTAAAACTACAAACGGAGGAAAATCTTGGAAAAAAACACACGAGGGTTATTTAGATGATTTATACTATTCTTACGGATATTATTTTGGAGAAATTAGAGTTGATCCCCAAGATAAAGATGGAATTTATATTTTGGGAGTGCCAATTTTAAAATCTAAAGATGGAGGAAAGACTTTTACCTCTATCAGTAGAGAAAATGTTCATGCAGATCATCAAGCCTTATGGGTTAATTCTAAAGTTCAAGGTCATTTAATCGACGGAAATGACGGAGGTTTAAATGTTTCATATGATGATGGAAAGAGTTGGTTGAAATTAAATACACCACCAGTTGGACAGTTTTATGCTATTTATGCAGATAATCAAAAATCTTATAATATTTACGGAGGTTTACAAGATAACGGAGTATGGACTGCAAACAATAATGTAAAAAACAATAAAGCTTGGTTACAGTCTGGAAAGAACCCATACGAATCAATTATGGGTGGTGATGGAATGCAAGTTCAGGTAGATGATAGAAATCCTGATATTGTATATACAGGTTATCAGTTTGGGAATTACTTCAGAATTGATAGAGCTTCAGGAAAACAAAAGTATATCCAGCCGAAGCACGTTTTAGGTGAAAATCCGTATCGTTTCAACTGGCAAACACCTATTCATTTATCATCACATAATCAAGATATCTTGTATTTAGGAGGTAATAAATTACATCGATCTTTAAATCAGGGAAATGATTGGGAAACAATCTCAGAAGATTTAACAAAAGGAGGTAAAAAAGGAAATGTTGCTTATGGAACATTGACATCAATTAGTGAAAGTCCTTTTCAATTTGGATTAATATACACAGGTTCAGATGATGGTTTAGTTCACATAACTAAAAACGGTGGTGGAAGCTGGGAAGTAATTTCTAATGCATTACCAAAAGATTTATGGGTGAGTAGGGTAATTGCTTCAAAACACAAGAAAGAACGTGTGTATGTTACGTTAAACGGATACAGATGGGATGATTTTAATTCGTATGTGTATGTTTCTAATGATTACGGTAAAACTTGGGAAAACATAGGTAAAACAATTCCGGCTTCTCCAGTTAATGTTATTAAAGAAGATTCTGAAAGACCTAATTTACTATATCTTGGAACTGATAATGGACTGTATACTTCTTTTAACGGAGGAAGTACTTGGGAAATTTTTCATAAGAATTTACCCAATGTTGCAGTTCATGATGTTGTGATTCAACCAGAAGCTAAAGAATTAATCGTTGGTACTCATGGAAGAAGTTTGTACAAAGCTAATATAAAATCCTTACAAGAGTTTGCTCAGGGAGTTCGTGAACGCGATAGAAATGAATTATTTTCTATTGAAAATATCAGAAAAAGAAGATCATGGGGGAACACATGGAGCAAATGGCTGAAGCCAAATACACCAGAATTAAACATTCCTTTTTACACAAATAAGAATGGAAAAGTTATAATTGATATTTATAAAGATGATATCAAAGTGAACTCGTTAACGGTAAATGGAGAAAAAGGATTTAATGAGGTAATGTTTGATGTTTCATTTAACGAGAAAGGACTAAAAGATTTTAAAAAAGAGAAAAAGGCCGTAATTATATCGAAAGCAAAGAATGGAATAACATATTTACCCAAAGGAAATTATGTTGTTAAGTTGGCTGGAGAAGAACAAAATTTTGAAATTAAGTAG
- the folB gene encoding dihydroneopterin aldolase, whose translation MGIIKVTDIRLFTNHGCLDEEARIGSEYRVDIEVKADLMKSAETDDLEDTVDYVHLNKIAKEEMAIRSKLLEKVAKRIIDRIFNEIKMVEEAIVSISKLNPPIGGNVGEVTIVLSNTRKN comes from the coding sequence ATGGGAATTATTAAAGTGACAGACATCCGATTGTTTACGAATCATGGATGTTTAGATGAGGAAGCGAGAATTGGTTCAGAGTACAGAGTTGATATTGAAGTGAAAGCAGATTTAATGAAGTCAGCCGAAACTGATGATTTAGAAGATACTGTTGACTACGTTCATTTGAATAAAATAGCCAAAGAAGAAATGGCCATTCGTTCAAAACTACTTGAAAAAGTAGCAAAACGAATTATTGATAGAATTTTTAATGAAATAAAAATGGTTGAAGAAGCAATCGTAAGTATCTCAAAACTAAACCCTCCCATTGGTGGAAATGTAGGTGAAGTAACAATTGTATTGTCAAATACACGTAAAAATTAA
- a CDS encoding MBL fold metallo-hydrolase encodes MRIYPIETGNFKLDGGAMFGVVPKSLWERTNPADSKNMIEMGMRCMLIEDGNRLTLIDTGIGNKQSDKFFGYYYLYGDFSLDASLAKHGFHRDDITDVFLTHLHFDHCGGAIQWNKNRTGFEPAFKNARFWSNSRHWDWAVNPNPREKASFLSENILPIEESGQLNFLHLNAKDYVGFDVIFKDGHTEKQMLPKIEYQGKIIVFMADLLPTAGHIPLPYVMGYDTRPLLTLKEKEAFLTEAADKEYFLFLEHDAYNELITVKHTEKGVRLNETYKFTDIFN; translated from the coding sequence ATGCGTATATATCCAATAGAAACAGGTAACTTTAAGCTTGATGGTGGAGCCATGTTTGGCGTAGTTCCAAAGTCTTTATGGGAAAGAACAAATCCGGCAGATTCCAAAAATATGATTGAAATGGGAATGCGTTGTATGCTCATTGAAGATGGAAATCGATTAACATTAATTGATACTGGAATTGGAAATAAACAGTCCGATAAGTTTTTTGGATATTATTATTTATATGGCGATTTTTCATTAGATGCTTCTCTAGCTAAACACGGTTTTCACCGAGATGATATTACTGATGTGTTTTTAACACACTTACATTTTGATCATTGTGGAGGTGCTATTCAATGGAATAAAAATAGAACTGGTTTTGAGCCAGCTTTTAAGAACGCAAGGTTTTGGAGTAATAGTCGTCATTGGGATTGGGCTGTAAATCCAAACCCAAGAGAAAAAGCATCATTCCTTTCAGAGAATATTTTACCGATAGAGGAAAGCGGACAATTAAATTTTTTGCATTTAAATGCAAAAGATTATGTTGGGTTTGATGTGATTTTTAAAGATGGTCATACAGAAAAACAAATGTTGCCAAAAATCGAATATCAAGGAAAAATAATTGTTTTTATGGCAGATTTATTACCAACCGCAGGTCATATACCACTTCCATACGTTATGGGTTATGATACAAGGCCTTTACTGACGTTAAAAGAGAAAGAAGCATTTTTAACTGAGGCCGCAGATAAGGAATATTTCTTATTCCTAGAACACGATGCATATAACGAATTGATTACAGTAAAGCACACCGAAAAAGGTGTGCGATTAAATGAGACTTACAAATTTACAGATATATTTAATTAA